The genomic interval GAGCTTAAGGAGGTATCGCTTGGCACGGTTACCACACCTGTGCGAATACCCGCATAGCCTAAACCTGCTACGAGCAGAGCCGCAACAGCTGCAGCACCAAGGGAAGTCCACAAAGTAACGGCACGATTTTTCTTAATCAAGTTGCCCACCGTGTCTGCATTAGCTGCCACACCTGAAGCGGTGACGCTTGCCTGCGTGCCATACGCATTAGCTGGATCTGCAAAAGCATTTTTAGCCTTATTTTGTGCGGCATTCATCGCTGCTGCAGAAGTGTCTGGAGCGGTGTAGGCTGGGGCGCCTGGCTGGGTATTGCCAGGTTGAGCGTATGCGTTAGCGCTTGGCTGTGAACCGCTCTGAGCGCCTGGCTGCGCGTACTGCTGAGATCCGCTCAGAGCGTTGGTCTGAGTGCTTGCCTGAGCGCTATTCTGAGCGCTGCTAGATTGAGATTGTAATGGCGCCTGCGCAGCGAATAAAGGCTGAGCCTGTTGCTGAGGTGGCATAGCAGGACGTGACGCAGCGTTTGGATTATTGATGGCAGGCGCTGGAGCCGATTGATAAGCAGCATTCTGAGCATAATGGGCAGGAGCACTAGGCACTGGAGGCATTGGACGCGTTGGCTGCGGTGGCTGTGCAAAGTATCCAGGCTGCTGTGGAATATATTGCGTACGTGCACCATCTGCACTAGCACTTCGCGCATTATTCGCATAACCGTACTGTTGTGCCTGTTGGGCAGCAGATGGCTGAGATGGCTGGGTCGGCTGCATTGGCTGAGGTGCCGGGCTTGCAGAGAAGGATACCTGTGGCATCTGTGGAGTAGCAGGCATTGGAGCAGTGTGGGCTGAACTCATCGGCTGAGCTGCGGCTTGCGAATCTGCTGGTGACTGCTGAGCATTCTGTTGTGCCTGATCACCGGCATTCCACTGAGATAAATCTTTATTGTTTTCCTCGCGCTGAGGCTGTTCCATATTTTCGTTTGTCATTATTCTCCTTCAGCAACTACAAACGTCATATTAAACGTTCTTCATGTCCTGAGTACTAGAAAAACCCACTTATCTGAGAATAACCTGAAAACTACCTATAAAATATCAAACTCTTGAGTGAACACAGTATGTCAACATAATATCTACACGCATCTTGGCATCTCTGACCCCGCACACAAGTAGCGTTCATAGAAGCCATGCAATACAGTAGAACACATGACTGATGTAGCCAATAACACTGAACAAAACGAAGAAAATCCAGACGTATCAGTGTCCGAACACGCTGAACACGCAGCTCTTTCTGACACGCCTGAGCAGCCACAACGCACGAAGCGTCGCAAGAAGAGGAAGAAAAAGAAGAAGATTCCTCACTTCAACTATGTCAAGGTGATGACCACCGCTCCAGAAGGCACTATTCGCCCTCAGCAAAAATTCTCTCCTCGTGGAGCTGAACCATGCAAACCGGGAGATCGCAGCGCGTTCAGTTTTGAAATTCATACGCGCCTTGACGGCAAACACGGACGCACCGGCACTATCCATACGCCTCACGGAGATATTCAGACACCTTGTTTCGTGCCAGTTGCCACCCAAGCAACGATGAAGGCTGTTACTCGCGAACAGATGGAAGATAACGGCGCTCAAGTCATGCTCGCCAATGCTTTCCATCTCTACGAGCGTCCAGGCGAGGCTGTTATGGATGCTGCTGGCGGTTTGAACGAGTTTATGAACTGGGACAAGCCAACATTCACTGATTCCGGTGGTTTCCAAGTTATGAGTTTAGGTGCAGGCTTCAAAAAAACTCTGGCTATGGACGTTGAAGGCATGAAAAGTGATGACGTGATTGCTGAAGGCAAGGAACGCTTAGCTTTTGTGGACGAAGACGGCGTGAGTTTTAAGTCTCCACTCAACGGCGGTATGCATCGTTTCTCTGCCGAGATTTCTATGCGCGTTCAGCATAATATTGGCGCTGATATTATGTTTGCTTTTGACGAGCTGACAACGCTTATGAACACGCGCCGTTATCAGGAACAGTCTGTTGAGCGCACTTTCCGCTGGGCAAAGCGATGTGTTGCCGAGCATCAACGTTTGACGCAAGAACGTTTAGGCAAGCCATATCAAGCCCTCTTTGGAGTGGTTCAAGGTGCAAATTATGAGGATTTGCGACGCAAGGCCGCCGCTCAAATCGGTTCGTTAGATTTCGATGGTTTCGGTATTGGCGGAGCTATTGAAAAGCGAATTCTAGGCGAAACGTGCGCATGGATTTGCGATGAACTGCCAGAAAATAAACCACGTCACGTGCTCGGTATTGCAGCAGTGGACGATATTTTTGCGGGCGTAGAAAACGGTGGAGATACTTTCGACTGCGTGGCTCCAGCGCGAACAGCTCGTAACGGCGCTGTGTTTACCAAGGACGGACGCTGGAATATTAAACGCGCCGCCTACAAATTCGACTTCTCCCCTATTGAGGACGATTGCGATTGCTACACTTGCCGCAACTACACGCGCGCTTATGTTA from Alloscardovia omnicolens carries:
- the tgt gene encoding tRNA guanosine(34) transglycosylase Tgt, translated to MTTAPEGTIRPQQKFSPRGAEPCKPGDRSAFSFEIHTRLDGKHGRTGTIHTPHGDIQTPCFVPVATQATMKAVTREQMEDNGAQVMLANAFHLYERPGEAVMDAAGGLNEFMNWDKPTFTDSGGFQVMSLGAGFKKTLAMDVEGMKSDDVIAEGKERLAFVDEDGVSFKSPLNGGMHRFSAEISMRVQHNIGADIMFAFDELTTLMNTRRYQEQSVERTFRWAKRCVAEHQRLTQERLGKPYQALFGVVQGANYEDLRRKAAAQIGSLDFDGFGIGGAIEKRILGETCAWICDELPENKPRHVLGIAAVDDIFAGVENGGDTFDCVAPARTARNGAVFTKDGRWNIKRAAYKFDFSPIEDDCDCYTCRNYTRAYVNHLLRSGEMTGATLATIHNERFFIRLLDDIRASIDGGYFHDFKNDYLARFYANGSKG